The Desulfobotulus mexicanus genome window below encodes:
- a CDS encoding DsbA family oxidoreductase: MAGLRIFSDFACPYCYLAKAMVEKTGKGLSFSTIWVPFELHPEIPYDGIALTDFYPGLDTAAFTRKINLKAAPFSIHFCETKRMVNSGRAIRAAEFARDAGCFDIFHTAVFEALFTRNQNIGDPEILRKIAAEQGLDPDAMDKAIDSHIYESRLRTAAIEAAERNIRITPSFVVPGHPPFAGLPSEEKMLFLLKQAASL, translated from the coding sequence ATGGCTGGTCTTCGTATTTTTTCTGATTTTGCCTGCCCATACTGCTATCTGGCAAAGGCTATGGTGGAAAAAACAGGAAAAGGTCTTTCTTTTTCCACCATATGGGTCCCCTTTGAACTGCACCCGGAAATTCCTTATGATGGTATTGCCTTAACAGATTTTTATCCAGGCTTGGATACAGCTGCCTTTACCCGTAAAATCAACCTTAAGGCAGCTCCCTTCAGTATCCATTTCTGTGAAACCAAAAGAATGGTAAACTCCGGAAGAGCTATACGTGCAGCAGAATTTGCAAGGGATGCAGGTTGTTTTGATATCTTTCATACAGCCGTATTTGAAGCACTTTTTACAAGAAATCAAAACATAGGAGATCCTGAAATCCTCAGAAAGATTGCCGCAGAACAAGGCCTTGATCCTGATGCCATGGATAAGGCCATTGACAGTCATATCTATGAATCAAGACTCCGCACTGCTGCCATTGAGGCTGCAGAACGAAATATCCGCATTACACCAAGCTTTGTGGTTCCGGGACATCCTCCCTTTGCAGGCCTTCCTTCGGAGGAAAAAATGCTGTTTCTCTTAAAACAGGCAGCTTCACTGTGA